In one Desulfoferula mesophila genomic region, the following are encoded:
- a CDS encoding response regulator transcription factor, with amino-acid sequence MSIKVLLADDHKMTREGLRSLLQDLTDVEVVAEAQTGLETIRLAKLHLPDMVIMDVAMPELNGIEATRRVLNECPGVKVIGLSMHSERQLVLRMLRTGASAYLLKNCGFHELAEAIRIVHRGGTYLTPAISNVLLEEITSIDQGGNDAESNGLTPREREVLQLIAEAKTSKEIADHLNISEKTVHSHRKKIMAKLKAKNIAELTRIAIRNGISSLE; translated from the coding sequence ATGTCCATAAAGGTCTTACTTGCCGATGACCATAAGATGACCCGCGAAGGTCTGCGTAGCCTTCTGCAAGATTTGACTGATGTCGAGGTGGTGGCCGAGGCCCAAACAGGACTGGAAACCATACGACTGGCTAAGCTTCACCTACCTGACATGGTAATTATGGACGTGGCGATGCCGGAGCTTAATGGCATAGAGGCCACACGCCGAGTACTTAATGAGTGTCCGGGTGTGAAGGTGATTGGCCTTTCAATGCACTCGGAACGTCAATTGGTTCTTCGCATGCTGCGCACGGGCGCATCTGCATACCTTCTCAAGAATTGCGGGTTCCATGAACTCGCAGAGGCCATACGCATCGTACACCGGGGTGGCACCTATCTAACTCCGGCCATCTCCAATGTCCTGCTTGAGGAAATAACATCCATAGACCAGGGGGGAAATGACGCCGAATCCAACGGCCTGACCCCCCGAGAAAGGGAGGTCCTGCAACTTATCGCTGAAGCCAAGACTTCCAAGGAAATAGCCGATCACCTTAACATCAGCGAGAAGACGGTGCATTCACACCGCAAGAAAATCATGGCAAAATTAAAGGCCAAAAACATTGCTGAACTCACCAGAATCGCTATCCGCAACGGCATCAGTTCCTTGGAATAG
- a CDS encoding ATP-binding protein has protein sequence MTKNVLKNRATFDSSLLIGGMIEALHGVLIVVDRNHRVHLSNLHGREAEPNYSGNDLQLCYRILRNRSSPCRPCHVEEVFRTGHPMQVEHQHPQTGRIEDIQVNPIKDRQGRVIVAVEHIVDVTDRRRAESALKRTSEINAALSWLGGELLSCSDRYEVSRAVLSCALEVTDSTKGFIGVARDSKAGLPEITFSTWGGLEKQGSIDATHPSGYMKSLWSQLQSNLMPLLINEYSGDSLLNGLNTKLKGLERLLCIPAVIQNKLVGLVAVANADRRYGDHDLELIKRVVAMFSMAIRHLQDDEQLLTQQCRLRDLAAQLSVAEEQKGRAIAEELHDSVGQYLSMASQRLKMLRVDQPPPAATLDQSIDLIDRAINKTRLLTVQLNPPVLYLLGLEAAMEWLTENSQESLGLEIEVHDDGREKPLSDSVKAFVFRAIIELLRNVVKHSGTQKAEVHLASKGDRLAITVKDRGRGFNIEAGLPFDGSSFGLFSIEQRIISFGGSFQVHSNLGAGTKAVMLVPLAGAKSENG, from the coding sequence ATGACCAAGAACGTCTTAAAAAATCGGGCTACTTTTGATAGTTCCCTCCTTATCGGCGGCATGATCGAAGCGCTTCATGGCGTGCTGATTGTGGTTGACCGTAATCATCGAGTTCATTTGAGCAATTTGCATGGCCGTGAAGCTGAGCCGAATTACTCAGGCAATGATCTTCAGCTATGCTACAGGATACTTCGCAATCGCAGCAGCCCATGCCGTCCCTGTCATGTCGAAGAAGTCTTCCGCACAGGTCATCCAATGCAAGTAGAACATCAACATCCGCAAACCGGTCGCATAGAAGATATCCAGGTCAACCCAATAAAGGACCGACAAGGCCGAGTTATCGTGGCCGTAGAGCATATAGTGGATGTTACCGACCGCAGGCGGGCAGAAAGCGCTCTTAAAAGAACATCGGAAATCAATGCGGCGCTCTCTTGGCTGGGGGGAGAGCTTCTAAGTTGTTCCGATCGCTATGAGGTCAGCAGGGCGGTATTGAGTTGCGCTCTGGAAGTCACCGATAGCACGAAGGGATTTATAGGGGTCGCTCGAGACAGTAAGGCAGGCCTACCGGAAATAACTTTCAGCACATGGGGTGGCCTAGAAAAACAAGGCTCGATTGATGCCACGCACCCAAGCGGTTATATGAAAAGTCTTTGGAGTCAGTTGCAAAGCAATCTCATGCCGTTGCTTATCAACGAATACTCAGGTGATTCACTCCTAAATGGCTTAAACACGAAACTCAAAGGCTTGGAGCGCCTACTTTGCATTCCGGCGGTTATTCAAAACAAACTAGTTGGTCTGGTGGCGGTGGCAAACGCGGATCGTCGGTACGGTGATCATGATCTAGAATTGATTAAGCGTGTAGTGGCCATGTTCTCCATGGCCATACGCCACCTGCAGGATGATGAACAACTATTGACGCAGCAGTGCCGATTGCGAGACTTGGCTGCACAACTTAGTGTGGCCGAGGAGCAGAAAGGAAGAGCGATTGCTGAGGAACTCCACGACAGCGTGGGGCAGTATCTCTCCATGGCAAGCCAAAGACTCAAAATGCTAAGGGTGGATCAGCCTCCTCCCGCGGCAACCCTAGACCAAAGCATTGACCTCATAGATCGGGCTATCAATAAGACCCGTTTGCTCACTGTGCAGCTGAATCCGCCCGTGCTCTACCTGCTGGGGCTGGAGGCCGCTATGGAGTGGCTAACCGAGAACAGTCAAGAATCTTTGGGCCTAGAAATAGAAGTGCATGATGATGGCCGGGAAAAGCCGCTCAGCGATAGTGTTAAAGCTTTTGTATTTCGGGCCATTATTGAGCTTTTGCGTAATGTGGTGAAACACAGTGGGACACAGAAGGCAGAAGTACACTTGGCCAGTAAGGGTGATCGCTTGGCGATAACGGTAAAGGACCGAGGCCGTGGCTTCAACATTGAGGCCGGGTTGCCGTTTGATGGCTCTAGCTTTGGCCTATTCAGCATCGAACAACGTATAATATCTTTTGGCGGCAGCTTTCAGGTTCATTCCAATCTCGGCGCGGGAACCAAAGCCGTGATGTTGGTCCCTTTGGCCGGGGCAAAATCGGAAAACGGGTAA
- a CDS encoding IS3 family transposase (programmed frameshift) has product MRRTRFSETQIVKILKEVEGGRTAKEVCREYGVSSATYYKWKSKYGGMEASDIVRLKELEEENRRLKQMYADLSLENRALKDVIGKKNIRPAGRRDLAKFMCKEHGLSIRRACRALRLSRSVYAYRPKPRDDGPIIEALTSLADKYPRYGFAKLFQVIRRDGHGWNHKRVYRVYCALKLNLRRKGKKRLPTRDPQPLAVPDLANICWSVDFMSDALYGGQRFRTFNVVDDFNREALAIEVDVNLPAQRIIRVLERIAAWRGYPSRLRLDNGPELVSVAMAQWAEEHSIDLGFTQPGKPTQNSYIERFNRTYREEVLDLYIFSRLSEVREITDRWLKEYNEERPHESLGNLTPAEYLAINSPEVSTVDWH; this is encoded by the exons ATGCGCAGGACCAGATTCAGCGAAACTCAGATCGTCAAAATTCTGAAAGAGGTGGAAGGGGGCAGGACCGCCAAGGAGGTCTGCCGGGAATACGGTGTCAGCAGCGCCACCTACTACAAATGGAAGTCCAAGTACGGGGGCATGGAGGCCTCGGACATCGTCCGGCTCAAGGAGCTTGAAGAAGAAAACAGGCGTCTAAAGCAGATGTACGCCGACTTGAGCCTTGAGAATCGGGCTCTGAAGGACGTCATCG GAAAGAAAAATATAAGGCCAGCGGGTCGGCGCGATCTGGCTAAGTTCATGTGCAAAGAGCACGGTCTGAGCATTCGCCGGGCCTGCCGCGCCCTGAGGCTGAGCCGGTCGGTTTATGCCTACCGACCCAAGCCCCGCGACGATGGTCCGATCATCGAGGCGCTGACTTCGCTGGCAGACAAATATCCCAGATACGGCTTTGCCAAACTGTTTCAAGTAATTCGGCGGGATGGACATGGCTGGAATCACAAGCGGGTGTACCGAGTGTACTGCGCCCTGAAGCTAAACCTTCGCAGGAAGGGTAAGAAGCGCCTGCCTACTCGTGATCCCCAGCCGCTTGCAGTGCCGGATCTGGCCAATATCTGCTGGTCGGTGGACTTCATGAGCGATGCCCTGTATGGCGGCCAGCGATTCAGGACCTTTAATGTGGTGGATGATTTCAATCGAGAGGCCCTGGCCATAGAGGTGGACGTCAATCTCCCCGCCCAAAGGATAATCCGAGTGCTGGAGCGTATCGCTGCCTGGCGGGGCTACCCGTCCAGGCTGAGGCTGGACAACGGCCCGGAGCTGGTCAGTGTAGCTATGGCCCAATGGGCCGAGGAGCATAGTATCGATTTGGGTTTCACTCAGCCCGGCAAGCCCACCCAGAATTCATACATTGAACGCTTCAACCGGACCTATCGGGAAGAGGTGCTGGACCTTTACATATTTTCCCGTCTAAGCGAGGTGCGGGAAATCACGGATCGCTGGCTCAAGGAGTACAACGAGGAACGCCCTCATGAGTCCCTCGGCAACCTGACACCAGCCGAATACCTCGCTATAAATTCACCTGAAGTTTCTACTGTTGACTGGCACTAA
- a CDS encoding acyl-CoA synthetase, with protein sequence MNLSTPCIFERAETFGARTAISTSQGDYTYADLLDASGRIASGLLQGRADLDQERVCFLAARGFSWTALQWGIWRAGGIAVPLSELHPQQEMEYVVRDSQAAHLVTHTDFHDRMQSLAGATQLSLSTKDQLLESEKGVLPMVDLARRAMILYTSGTTGKPKGVVSTHANLEAQINALVEAWGWSKDDRILHVLPLHHVHGIVNALSCALYAGACCEFLPRFDAEEVWRKFVESPLTIFMAVPTIYVKLIGAWQAAPPERQGDMSQACRKMRLMVSGSAALPVSVWEKWRDISGQALLERYGMTEIGMALSNPLVGERRAGFVGTPLPGVQVYLVDESNAQVPEGQPGEILVKGPAVFNEYWQRPEETEKSFRDGWFITGDMAVVERGSWRILGRKSTDIIKTGGYKVSALEIEDVLLEHPAIAECAVVGVDDLEWGERVAAALVLVPQGTVTLEELRDWGKKRLAPYKLPSVMLPVQELPRNAMGKVTKPAVRKLFET encoded by the coding sequence ATGAATCTCAGCACACCCTGTATATTTGAGCGGGCCGAAACGTTCGGGGCACGAACCGCCATCAGTACTTCTCAAGGTGACTACACCTACGCTGACCTGTTGGACGCCTCGGGCCGCATAGCCTCCGGGTTGCTTCAGGGCCGTGCCGATCTGGACCAAGAGCGGGTGTGTTTTCTGGCGGCGCGGGGTTTCTCCTGGACGGCATTGCAATGGGGGATTTGGCGGGCGGGGGGGATTGCCGTGCCGCTCTCGGAACTACATCCCCAGCAGGAGATGGAATACGTCGTCCGCGACAGCCAGGCCGCCCACCTGGTTACCCACACCGACTTTCACGATCGGATGCAATCCTTAGCCGGCGCCACCCAACTGTCTTTGTCCACCAAGGACCAACTCCTTGAAAGCGAAAAAGGTGTTTTGCCGATGGTGGACCTCGCCCGCCGGGCCATGATCCTCTACACCAGCGGCACCACCGGCAAGCCCAAAGGCGTCGTGAGCACGCATGCAAATTTGGAGGCCCAGATCAACGCCTTGGTCGAAGCATGGGGCTGGTCAAAAGACGACCGCATTTTACACGTGCTGCCTCTGCATCATGTACACGGCATCGTCAATGCTCTTAGTTGCGCCCTTTACGCGGGTGCCTGCTGCGAGTTTCTGCCGCGTTTCGACGCGGAAGAGGTCTGGCGAAAGTTCGTAGAAAGCCCGCTAACCATTTTCATGGCCGTGCCCACCATATACGTGAAGCTGATCGGGGCATGGCAGGCGGCCCCGCCCGAACGGCAAGGCGACATGTCCCAAGCTTGCCGAAAAATGCGTTTGATGGTGTCAGGGTCGGCCGCTTTGCCCGTAAGCGTTTGGGAAAAATGGCGGGACATCAGCGGCCAGGCCTTGTTGGAACGTTATGGCATGACTGAAATAGGCATGGCTTTATCAAACCCCCTGGTAGGGGAGAGGCGGGCCGGGTTCGTCGGCACGCCCTTGCCCGGCGTACAAGTCTACCTGGTTGACGAGTCCAACGCCCAGGTGCCCGAAGGCCAGCCCGGTGAAATTTTGGTTAAGGGGCCGGCGGTGTTCAATGAATATTGGCAAAGGCCCGAGGAAACTGAAAAGTCCTTCCGCGACGGATGGTTTATAACCGGCGACATGGCGGTTGTGGAGCGGGGGTCTTGGCGAATATTGGGCCGCAAAAGCACCGACATTATCAAAACCGGAGGCTACAAGGTTTCCGCCCTGGAAATTGAGGATGTCTTACTTGAACATCCCGCGATCGCGGAATGCGCCGTGGTAGGTGTGGATGACCTTGAGTGGGGGGAGCGCGTGGCAGCAGCGCTGGTGCTCGTTCCCCAGGGGACGGTTACCTTGGAGGAACTGCGCGACTGGGGCAAAAAAAGATTGGCCCCCTACAAATTACCCAGTGTTATGCTGCCGGTCCAGGAACTGCCGCGCAACGCCATGGGCAAGGTGACCAAGCCGGCGGTACGTAAACTTTTCGAGACCTAG
- the istA gene encoding IS21 family transposase, producing MDQWARIRLELRDGQASKRELMRREGIHWDTLQKIQNFPEPPGYRLSTPRAKPKLGPYLELIARIIKEDKKVPKKQRHTATRIYHRIKEAGYQGKYTQVKEAVRAIKRVSQEVYMPLVHRPGEAQVDFGYALAKVSGELRKIALFIMALPYSDAFFVAAFDKECSESYWEGHARAFEFFGGVPHRISYDNSKVLVSKIIGPHERKLTDGFLKLQSHYLFREHFCRVRRPNEKGVVEGVVKYARQNFLVPVPQVKDLAELNAMLLRQCRDDMKRRLRGKGGSKAEVLQEDQTAFVPLPPSRFDACRKQPTRANSLSLVRFDDNDYSVPVACAHHEIVAKGYVDRVVLCHHDVVVARHSRSWGKEGVFFDYRHYLPLLERKPGSLDHARPLADLDLSECFEVLRRRLVAGEDMPGQGTRKYIKVLRLLEDHSMARLKRAVEQALYAGAYAPEAIVHLLEPPSSGPAATFLLDGREHLGRVSVAGPDITVYDSLLAQGGALS from the coding sequence ATGGATCAATGGGCCCGGATCAGACTTGAGTTGCGCGATGGCCAGGCGAGCAAGCGCGAGTTAATGCGTAGAGAGGGCATCCATTGGGATACCCTGCAAAAGATTCAGAATTTTCCCGAGCCTCCCGGATACCGGCTCAGCACCCCCCGAGCCAAGCCCAAGCTTGGCCCCTACCTTGAGTTGATCGCCCGGATCATAAAAGAGGACAAAAAGGTTCCCAAGAAGCAAAGGCACACGGCCACGCGCATATATCACCGCATCAAGGAGGCGGGTTATCAGGGCAAGTACACCCAGGTAAAGGAGGCGGTGCGCGCAATCAAGCGCGTGAGCCAGGAGGTGTACATGCCCCTGGTCCATCGTCCCGGCGAGGCGCAGGTGGACTTTGGCTATGCCCTGGCCAAGGTTTCCGGGGAGCTTCGCAAGATAGCGCTTTTTATCATGGCCTTGCCGTACTCCGATGCCTTTTTCGTGGCGGCCTTCGACAAGGAGTGCAGCGAGAGCTACTGGGAAGGGCATGCCAGGGCGTTCGAGTTTTTCGGTGGGGTGCCCCACCGGATCAGTTACGACAATAGCAAGGTCCTGGTTTCCAAGATCATAGGGCCTCATGAGCGCAAGCTGACCGATGGTTTTCTCAAGCTGCAGAGCCATTACCTTTTTCGGGAGCATTTTTGTCGGGTGCGGCGTCCAAACGAGAAGGGCGTGGTGGAAGGGGTGGTCAAGTACGCCCGGCAGAATTTTTTGGTGCCAGTGCCCCAGGTGAAGGACCTGGCCGAGCTCAATGCCATGCTTTTAAGGCAGTGCCGCGACGACATGAAGCGCCGTTTGCGTGGCAAGGGCGGTAGCAAGGCCGAGGTTTTGCAGGAAGACCAGACAGCCTTTGTCCCCCTGCCTCCCTCCCGCTTCGATGCCTGCCGCAAACAGCCTACCCGGGCCAATTCATTGTCCCTGGTCCGCTTCGACGACAATGACTACTCGGTGCCGGTGGCTTGTGCCCACCATGAAATTGTGGCCAAGGGCTATGTGGATCGGGTGGTGCTCTGCCACCATGACGTGGTGGTGGCCCGCCACTCCCGATCCTGGGGCAAGGAAGGGGTGTTTTTCGACTACCGGCATTATCTGCCCTTGCTGGAGCGCAAGCCTGGCTCCCTGGACCACGCCCGCCCCCTGGCTGACCTAGATCTGTCTGAGTGCTTTGAGGTCTTGAGGCGGCGGCTGGTGGCCGGGGAAGACATGCCTGGCCAGGGCACCCGTAAATACATAAAGGTCCTACGTTTGCTGGAGGACCACTCCATGGCCAGACTGAAGCGGGCGGTGGAGCAGGCATTGTACGCGGGAGCCTATGCCCCGGAGGCCATTGTCCACCTGCTGGAGCCGCCATCATCAGGGCCCGCGGCCACCTTCCTGCTGGACGGTCGTGAGCACCTGGGCCGAGTGAGCGTGGCCGGGCCCGATATCACAGTCTATGACTCCCTCCTCGCGCAGGGAGGGGCGCTGTCATGA
- a CDS encoding cation diffusion facilitator family transporter: MNPQEKQIGTTPGKGGDQTLTASEEIKRARGRAGFSIILNLSLALLKGVAGVLSGSAALLGDAVHSATDVVGSGAAYAGLWLAGRRHPSFPYGLYKAESVATLITAVAIILAGYEIGRNALMGAKPLPVVDLALPAALLSLVVTVGFGLYQVRAGRQLHSVALVADGRDYLVDGMSTVAVVAGLVGAHFGLDLDRWAAGVVALFVFWSGGQLMWRALRDLLDQAIDRESERRIIKEVESHPSVEEVSRCFSRTAGGRFLVDLDVVLRTSSLQLAERIAARLEADIRRRFPQVVSARVMPRTHQSSQIRQFTPVKGPEGDMEGHLARAPWFRLDVIDRESRKVVSRQYLENPNWNQERKRGLLVGRWLLEMKPDQVVVAEIKEGTATTLLEEAGVQLILAKDLESGN; the protein is encoded by the coding sequence GTGAACCCGCAAGAAAAACAAATCGGGACCACTCCGGGCAAAGGGGGCGATCAAACGCTCACCGCCTCGGAGGAGATCAAGAGGGCGCGGGGCCGGGCGGGTTTTTCCATAATCCTCAACCTGTCTCTGGCCCTGCTCAAGGGCGTGGCCGGGGTGTTGTCCGGATCGGCAGCTCTGCTGGGTGACGCGGTGCACTCGGCCACCGACGTGGTGGGCTCGGGGGCGGCCTATGCCGGTCTTTGGCTGGCCGGCCGGCGCCATCCCTCCTTTCCCTATGGCCTGTACAAAGCTGAGAGCGTGGCCACCCTGATCACCGCGGTGGCCATTATCCTGGCCGGTTACGAGATCGGGCGCAACGCCCTAATGGGAGCCAAGCCACTACCGGTGGTGGACTTGGCCCTGCCGGCGGCCCTTTTGTCTTTGGTGGTCACCGTAGGTTTCGGCCTTTACCAAGTCCGGGCCGGCCGCCAGTTGCATTCAGTGGCCCTGGTCGCCGACGGCCGGGATTATTTGGTGGACGGTATGTCCACGGTAGCGGTGGTCGCCGGGCTGGTTGGCGCCCACTTCGGCCTCGACCTGGACCGTTGGGCGGCCGGAGTGGTGGCGTTGTTCGTCTTTTGGTCCGGAGGTCAGCTCATGTGGCGAGCCCTTCGCGACCTTTTGGATCAAGCCATCGACCGCGAGTCGGAGCGCCGCATCATCAAGGAGGTGGAATCCCATCCCAGCGTGGAGGAGGTTTCCAGGTGCTTCAGCCGCACGGCGGGCGGCCGTTTCCTGGTGGACCTGGACGTGGTGCTGCGCACTTCTTCCCTGCAACTGGCCGAGCGCATCGCCGCCCGGCTGGAGGCGGATATTCGCCGCCGCTTTCCCCAGGTGGTCTCGGCGCGGGTCATGCCCCGCACCCATCAGTCCAGCCAGATCCGCCAGTTCACGCCGGTAAAGGGACCCGAGGGAGACATGGAAGGGCATCTGGCCCGCGCCCCCTGGTTCCGGCTGGATGTGATCGACCGGGAAAGCCGGAAGGTCGTCAGCCGGCAATATCTGGAAAACCCAAACTGGAACCAGGAGCGTAAGCGCGGTCTGTTGGTGGGGCGCTGGCTGTTGGAGATGAAACCCGACCAAGTGGTGGTGGCGGAGATAAAGGAAGGCACCGCGACGACCTTGCTCGAGGAGGCTGGCGTACAACTGATTCTGGCCAAGGACCTCGAGAGCGGGAATTGA
- a CDS encoding VTT domain-containing protein, whose protein sequence is MLVDGKEFFDAFVQAARQAQQSLYILSWDIDSKLHLNRDRNEPPLYLGEFLSQLGRERPQLQINILTWDFAMIYAMEREFLPMFQFGWRTDDSVHFAMDGKHPLGASHHQKVVVIDDKLALLGGFDLARNRWDTPKHAPDDPRRINSKRQSYGPFHDVQAMVQGPGASCLGELFRWRWQRSQGEELAPPEVSDSDPWPKWIEPNFKNIQVGLARTLPAYNGEPEVREIEEFHLEAIASARKSIFLENQYLTSWKIGEALSKRLREPQGPEVVMLLPKRAVGWLEESTMHALRLRLLGRLREADEHGRLRVYYPYLPGLGNAFVNVHSKVLIVDDQLLKVGSANASNRSMGLDTECDLVVETDGDPEVAQGIAAFRNRLLGEHLDVSSSQVSENIREKGSLCAAVESLRGHGRSLRELDEQPPKWLDTDLLDKDLLDPEKPIKAESLLQKFLPAETQLAHKGKLIALILLLLLLGGLAAAWRWGPLAGMFDASALADWAAQFSSWPSVALLVVAAYVVGGAVMLPVVLLMIATGLVFGPWLGPLYAWGGCLISAVIYYWVGRLLGRNAVQNLAGDGLNKISRSLAEHGIINVAIIRLLPVAPYTIVNLVAGASHVKFKDFFLGSALGLVPGAALFTIFADQLRSAILDPSPWQIAASVAAATGLFLLFAWSKRRLLDQEAGQD, encoded by the coding sequence ATGCTGGTGGACGGCAAAGAGTTTTTCGACGCCTTTGTGCAGGCGGCGCGGCAGGCGCAACAAAGCCTGTACATCCTCAGTTGGGACATAGACAGCAAGCTGCACCTCAACCGCGACCGGAATGAGCCGCCTTTATATTTGGGAGAATTCCTCAGCCAACTTGGCAGGGAGCGGCCCCAGCTACAAATAAACATCCTGACCTGGGACTTTGCCATGATCTACGCCATGGAGCGGGAGTTCCTGCCCATGTTTCAATTTGGCTGGCGCACCGACGACTCAGTCCATTTTGCCATGGACGGCAAGCATCCCCTGGGGGCCTCTCACCACCAGAAAGTTGTGGTGATCGACGATAAGCTGGCCCTACTGGGCGGCTTTGATTTGGCCCGCAACCGCTGGGATACACCCAAACACGCACCAGACGATCCCAGGCGGATCAACTCCAAGCGGCAATCCTATGGCCCCTTTCACGATGTACAGGCTATGGTGCAAGGTCCTGGCGCATCTTGTTTGGGAGAGCTTTTCCGCTGGCGCTGGCAAAGGTCCCAGGGAGAGGAACTGGCACCGCCCGAGGTCAGCGATTCGGACCCTTGGCCCAAGTGGATCGAACCCAACTTTAAAAATATTCAAGTGGGTCTTGCCCGCACCCTGCCCGCTTACAACGGCGAGCCAGAGGTACGGGAAATAGAAGAGTTCCATCTGGAGGCCATCGCCTCGGCCCGTAAAAGCATCTTTCTGGAAAACCAATATCTGACCTCATGGAAGATAGGCGAGGCACTGAGCAAGCGCTTGCGGGAGCCTCAAGGGCCGGAGGTGGTGATGTTATTGCCCAAACGGGCAGTAGGTTGGCTGGAAGAAAGTACCATGCACGCCCTGCGCCTGCGTTTGTTAGGCCGCTTGCGCGAAGCGGACGAGCATGGCCGCCTAAGGGTCTATTATCCTTACCTGCCCGGTTTGGGCAATGCTTTCGTCAACGTTCACTCCAAGGTGCTGATCGTGGACGATCAGCTTTTAAAAGTGGGGTCGGCCAACGCCTCCAACCGCTCAATGGGTCTGGACACCGAGTGCGATCTGGTGGTGGAGACGGACGGCGACCCTGAGGTGGCACAAGGTATTGCCGCCTTCCGTAATCGTCTCCTAGGGGAGCACCTAGATGTGTCTTCTTCGCAGGTGAGCGAGAATATCCGGGAGAAAGGATCGCTATGTGCGGCGGTGGAATCTCTACGGGGCCATGGGCGCAGTCTGCGGGAGTTGGATGAACAGCCCCCCAAATGGTTGGATACCGATCTTTTGGATAAGGACCTGTTGGACCCGGAAAAACCCATCAAGGCTGAAAGCCTGCTCCAGAAGTTTCTACCCGCCGAGACCCAACTGGCCCATAAGGGCAAATTGATTGCTTTGATTTTGTTGTTGCTGCTCCTGGGCGGCTTGGCCGCGGCCTGGCGCTGGGGCCCCTTGGCGGGAATGTTTGATGCCTCGGCCTTGGCCGACTGGGCCGCTCAATTCAGCAGCTGGCCCTCCGTGGCGCTTCTAGTGGTGGCGGCATATGTGGTAGGAGGGGCGGTCATGCTGCCCGTGGTACTTCTAATGATCGCCACCGGCCTAGTGTTTGGCCCATGGCTTGGGCCCCTATATGCTTGGGGTGGTTGCCTGATAAGTGCGGTTATTTATTATTGGGTGGGCCGTCTGCTAGGCAGAAACGCGGTGCAAAACCTGGCCGGAGACGGTTTGAATAAAATCAGCCGCAGTTTGGCTGAGCATGGAATTATCAACGTAGCCATCATCCGGCTCCTGCCGGTGGCGCCCTATACAATCGTTAACTTGGTAGCCGGCGCCTCACACGTCAAGTTCAAGGATTTCTTTTTGGGCAGCGCGCTGGGCCTTGTGCCCGGAGCAGCCCTATTCACTATTTTTGCCGACCAGTTGAGAAGCGCCATTTTGGATCCCAGCCCCTGGCAGATTGCGGCCTCTGTGGCCGCGGCGACCGGCCTTTTTCTCTTGTTTGCTTGGTCTAAGCGCCGACTGCTCGACCAGGAAGCAGGACAGGATTGA
- a CDS encoding endonuclease/exonuclease/phosphatase family protein — protein sequence MATYNVHRWVGRDGHQDINRALRIINGLKADLIALQEVCVPDKGPSLAVARRLALRMGLQTIAGPTFFEEQGEYGNLVLTRLPVEEIRRWDISVPGREPRGAVMVILKTVYVVKAFGTRIGFC from the coding sequence GTGGCCACCTACAACGTGCATCGCTGGGTGGGTCGTGATGGCCATCAAGATATAAATAGAGCCTTGCGCATCATCAACGGCCTAAAAGCTGATTTAATCGCTCTGCAGGAAGTCTGCGTGCCGGACAAAGGGCCCTCCCTTGCCGTGGCGCGAAGACTGGCCCTTCGCATGGGCTTACAGACCATCGCCGGCCCCACATTTTTTGAGGAGCAAGGCGAGTACGGCAACCTAGTGCTTACCCGGCTGCCGGTGGAAGAGATTCGACGCTGGGATATTTCAGTTCCGGGCCGGGAGCCCCGAGGGGCGGTGATGGTGATCCTAAAAACCGTGTATGTCGTCAAAGCGTTTGGGACAAGAATTGGTTTTTGCTAA